ATCCTCAGCTTCAATTCCCTTTTACATCTACACCCGCACAAATTTCCCGACTATTATCAATTCCGCTGCCTAGAGCGATATCTATTCTCCATCATATTCATGACACTAATATAATGAGGAAACTCGACAATCATTTACAAAAATATGAGTGTGTCACGTTAATGGATGACTTGTATCCACCTTTGTTAAAGGCTATTCCAGACTCTCCGTTTGTACTTTATATGACAGGTAATACTCAACTTTTAACGAATTCTTTAGCGTTGAGCGTCGTAGGGACACGTACCCCATCCTCTTACTCTCTACCAGCTATGAAATCGATTCTTATCCCATTGATTCATTTTGGTTTTACAATAGTTAGTGGGATGGCGAAAGGAATTGACCAATATGCTCACCATCTTGCCTGCCGTAATAATGGAACAACGATTGCCGTGCTTGGTTCTGGTTTTGATCATATCTATCCCACCAATGACATAGCTTTGTATCAATACTTATCTGAAAAGCAACTGGTAATTAGTGAATACCCTCCAGATCGAAAGGCTGAAAAATACCATTTTCCAGAACGCAACAGGATTATATCAGGTTTGACAGGGGCAACATTTGTAGTAGAGGCACGCCTAAGAAGTGGTTCCCTTATTACTGTAGATCAGGCTTTGGAGCAAGGAAGAGACGTATACGCTATGCCTGGTCTTGCAGGTAAGGCTACAAGTGAGGGCTGTCATAAAATAATTAATCAAGGGGCTAAACTTGTACACAGTTACAAAGATATTCTTGAAGACTGGCTAGAAAAAATTTGAAAAATAGGAATTAAAGGTGTTACATTCAAGGTCAGTTGAAAGTAAAATTTCTAAAACGAGGGAAAGGTATGTTTGACAAACGGTTTCATTGTATTTAATAATAGGGAAGATTTAAGTTATGTAATGAAGATAGAGAAAACACCTCTATGGGAGGAACCGATATGGCAGATTATCTTGTAATCGTCGAATCACCTGCGAAAGCAAAAACGATCGAACGATACCTAGGAAAGAAATATAAAGTCAAAGCATCCCTCGGGCATGTGCGTGATTTGCCCAAAAGTCAGATGGGTGTAGATGTTGACAATGAGTTTGAACCCAAATATATAACCATACGCGGGAAAGGACCTGTGTTAAAGGATTTAAAAACTGCAGCCAAGAAAGCAAAAAAAGTATATCTCGCTGCCGACCCCGACAGAGAGGGAGAGGCTATTGCCTGGCATTTAGCTCATAGTCTGGATATAGATGAAGCGTCTGAATGCAGAGTGGTTTTTAACGAAATTACGAAGGAAGCTATTAAAGATTCTTTCAAACAGCCTCGTACCATTGATTCTCATCTAGTAGACGCCCAGCAGGCTCGACGGATATTGGATCGTCTTGTGGGGTATAACATCAGTCCTATTCTATGGAAAAAAGTTAAAAAAGGCTTAAGTGCCGGACGTGTTCAATCAGTAGCGCTTAAAATTATCGTTGATCGTGAGAATGAAATCAAAAAATTCGTCCCTGAAGAATATTGGACCATTGAAGCGGATTTCTTAAAAGATAAAGAGAAATTCGAAGGTTCATTTTATGGTGTCGATGGCAAGAAACAGGATTTGAAAAACGAAGAGGACGTTAAAACAATTCAACAGCGCATGACAGGGAAAGATTTCTCTGTTGAAAAGGTAAATAAAAGAGAGAGAAAGCGTAACCCTTCTTTACCATTCACCACTTCATCCCTCCAACAGGAAGCAGCCCGTAAGCTGAATTTTCGGGCGAAAAAGACGATGATGATTGCGCAGCAGTTATACGAGGGAATTGATCTAGGTGGGAAACAAGGTACTACTGGTTTAATCACTTATATGCGTACCGACTCTACACGCTTATCAAATTCTGCAAAAGATGACGCCAAACAATATATTGAAAATAACTTCGGAAGTGAGTACCTGGGTAATAGTAATAAAACCAAGAAACAAGAAGGCGCACAAGATGCCCATGAAGCCATCAGGCCTACAGGAGCTGATCGAGACCCGAAGGCTATGAAGAGTATTCTTTCAAGAGATCAGTACCGCCTGTATAAATTGGTGTGGGACCGGTTTGTTTCCAGTCAAATGGCACCAGCAGTTCTGGATACCATGACCGTTCACCTCTATAACCAAGGAGTCGAATTCCGTGCTACAGGTTCTGAAGTGAAATTCAAAGGGTTTATGAAAGTGTATATTGAAGGCAGAGATGATAATAAAAAAGAAAAAGATAAGCTGCTTCCTCATTTAGAAGAAGGAATGACCGTGAAAGCTGAAGAAATCACGCCCAATCAGCACTTTACTCAACCACCTCCGAGATACACAGAAGCTCGACTGGTTAAAACCCTGGAAGAGCTGGGAATTGGGCGTCCATCAACTTACGCGCCAACACTCGATACCATCCAGCGCCGTGGATATGTAGCATTGGATAACAAACGTTTCATACCTACTGAGCTAGGAGAAATTGTTCTTGAACAACTGATTGAATATTTTCCAGAGATCATTGACCTCGATTTCACCAAAGAAATGGAAGATGACTTAGATGCAATTGAAGTAGGGAAAGAAGACTGGGTCTCCATCATCGGTGATTTTTATAAAGACTTCCAGCCTCGTTTGGAAAAAGCGGAAAAAGAGATGGAAGAGATAGAAATTAAAGATGAACCAGCAGGAATTGACTGCGAGAATTGCGGCCATGAAATGGTTTATAAGATGGGACGGTATGGAAAATTTCTAGCCTGTTCGAACTTCCCTGAATGTCGCAATACGAAACCGATTCTTAAAAAGATCGGAGTCACATGTCCGAAGTGTCAAAAAGGGGACGTTGTCGAAAGGAAGAGCAAGAAAAACCGTAAGTTCTACGGCTGCGACCGTTATCCGGAATGTGAGTTTATCTCATGGGATAAACCAATCAGCCGGCCGTGTCCTAAATGTGAAGCTCTGCTTGTTGAGAAGCGGGCTAAAAAAGGTACTCAAATTACATGTACCAATTGTGACTATAAAGAAGAGCCACAATCATAGCCTGTGGTTATAAAAGGAAGAGTCTATGACTATTATGATAGTTGTAGACTCTTTTCTTTTTTTCTCCATTAAATTTCTATTGTTATTTATAATGAGATACTCCATAATGTGTGAAATC
The Halobacillus halophilus DSM 2266 DNA segment above includes these coding regions:
- the topA gene encoding type I DNA topoisomerase; translated protein: MADYLVIVESPAKAKTIERYLGKKYKVKASLGHVRDLPKSQMGVDVDNEFEPKYITIRGKGPVLKDLKTAAKKAKKVYLAADPDREGEAIAWHLAHSLDIDEASECRVVFNEITKEAIKDSFKQPRTIDSHLVDAQQARRILDRLVGYNISPILWKKVKKGLSAGRVQSVALKIIVDRENEIKKFVPEEYWTIEADFLKDKEKFEGSFYGVDGKKQDLKNEEDVKTIQQRMTGKDFSVEKVNKRERKRNPSLPFTTSSLQQEAARKLNFRAKKTMMIAQQLYEGIDLGGKQGTTGLITYMRTDSTRLSNSAKDDAKQYIENNFGSEYLGNSNKTKKQEGAQDAHEAIRPTGADRDPKAMKSILSRDQYRLYKLVWDRFVSSQMAPAVLDTMTVHLYNQGVEFRATGSEVKFKGFMKVYIEGRDDNKKEKDKLLPHLEEGMTVKAEEITPNQHFTQPPPRYTEARLVKTLEELGIGRPSTYAPTLDTIQRRGYVALDNKRFIPTELGEIVLEQLIEYFPEIIDLDFTKEMEDDLDAIEVGKEDWVSIIGDFYKDFQPRLEKAEKEMEEIEIKDEPAGIDCENCGHEMVYKMGRYGKFLACSNFPECRNTKPILKKIGVTCPKCQKGDVVERKSKKNRKFYGCDRYPECEFISWDKPISRPCPKCEALLVEKRAKKGTQITCTNCDYKEEPQS
- the dprA gene encoding DNA-processing protein DprA codes for the protein MQSVKENLIRLHHAPQVTRPLLRKMFQIDPQLQFPFTSTPAQISRLLSIPLPRAISILHHIHDTNIMRKLDNHLQKYECVTLMDDLYPPLLKAIPDSPFVLYMTGNTQLLTNSLALSVVGTRTPSSYSLPAMKSILIPLIHFGFTIVSGMAKGIDQYAHHLACRNNGTTIAVLGSGFDHIYPTNDIALYQYLSEKQLVISEYPPDRKAEKYHFPERNRIISGLTGATFVVEARLRSGSLITVDQALEQGRDVYAMPGLAGKATSEGCHKIINQGAKLVHSYKDILEDWLEKI